One region of Oryza glaberrima chromosome 7, OglaRS2, whole genome shotgun sequence genomic DNA includes:
- the LOC127779790 gene encoding uncharacterized protein LOC127779790 — protein MENLLPEDVLVNILHRLAPRCLAISRCVCKPWRTIIDARCLLRVDLLPHLVGGIFINFHDLILSEFISRPSIGPTISGNFNYLPHNSIVRDHCNGLLLLDGYVDYPATQQYYVVNPATRQWVQLPPCPSSHPGMYSESMEYLVFDPRLSSQFEVFVIPYACVMPYASVLHRNIQLDPMIEKIEWPPSPCILHVFSSRTKQWEERSFVREGEAAGTLAKIRPNFPHFLQNAVYWRGVLYVRCQTNAVMRISLSGKYQIIKPPQSPLDIGDMDYSNIYLGRSQKGIYCTFVDNPCGVYILDESYGKMEWVLKHRICYVPRQEFRQIGPWTLQDINFYEHIGHSEYDNSEAIEEQKFEWDSDSDNVIDINNRSNLTGYVTFLGFHPYKEVVFLSHTLTRGLACHLNTRKVQDMGNIRPKYYGTDMGIQPFIEGSFPYTPWLGEFPEDN, from the exons ATGGAAAACCTGCTACCTGAAGATGTCCTTGTAAACATCCTCCATCGTCTTGCACCACGCTGCCTTGCAATTTCTCGATGTGTCTGCAAGCCTTGGCGCACCATCATCGATGCTCGTTGCCTGCTGCGTGTGGACCTCCTTCCACACTTGGTGGGTGGCATATTCATCAACTTCCATGACCTAATCTTGTCTGAGTTCATCTCCCGCCCCTCGATAGGCCCCACAATATCCGGCAACTTTAACTATTTGCCTCACAACTCCATAGTTAGGGACCACTGCAATGGGCTTCTCTTGCTTGATGGCTATGTGGATTACCCGGCTACACAACAGTATTATGTGGTTAACCCGGCCACACGACAGTGGGTACAATTGCCCCCATGCCCAAGTTCGCATCCAGGGATGTACAGTGAGAGTATGGAGTACCTTGTCTTTGACCCCAGATTGTCATCACAGTTTGAGGTATTTGTAATCCCCTATGCTTGTGTCATGCCCTATGCTTCTGTACTTCATCGCAATATTCAATTAGACCCCATGATAGAGAAAATAGAATGGCCACCATCGCCATGCATCCTGCATGTTTTCTCATCAAGGACAAAGCAATGGGAGGAGAGGTCGTTTGTTCGAGAAGGGGAGGCTGCAGGAACTTTGGCCAAGATACGACCAAATTTTCCACATTTTCTGCAGAACGCAGTCTACTGGCGAGGAGTACTTTATGTACGTTGCCAAACCAATGCTGTTATGAG AATATCACTGTCTGGTAAGTACCAAATAATTAAACCACCTCAGTCACCTTTGGATATTGGAGATATGgattattcaaatatatatctGGGACGATCACAGAAGGGGATTTACTGTACATTTGTTGATAATCCATGCGGGGTATATATTCTTGATGAATCATATGGCAAAATGGAGTGGGTGCTGAAGCATAGAATTTGCTATGTGCCTAGACAGGAATTTCGTCAAATTGGACCCTGGACCTTACAAGATATCAACTTTTATGAACATATTGGTCATTCTGAATATGATAACAGTGAAGCAATAGAGGAGCAAAAATTTGAGTGGGACTCTGACAGTGATAATGTCATCGATATTAACAATAGGAGTAATTTGACTGGTTATGTAACATTCCTTGGATTCCATCCATACAAGGAGGTTGTGTTCTTGAGCCACACATTGACCCGTGGACTGGCATGCCACTTAAACACCAGAAAGGTCCAAGACATGGGCAACATTCGCCCAAAATATTATGGAACTGATATGGGTATCCAGCCATTTATAGAAGGGTCTTTTCCATACACACCGTGGTTGGGAGAATTTCCAGAGGACAATTAA